Proteins encoded within one genomic window of Salipaludibacillus agaradhaerens:
- the spoVT gene encoding stage V sporulation protein T — protein MKATGIVRRIDDLGRVVIPKEIRRTLRIREGDPLEIFVDREGEVILKKYSPISELGDFAKEYAEALYDSLNHIVLIADRDSFITVAGGSKKDYHNKAIGDLVEQAMEERKSNVKSEKGEYVIAGDTSEPMDGYCISPIIANGDPIGAVSLISKGSGSIGEVEQKLAETAAGFLARQMEQ, from the coding sequence ATGAAAGCAACGGGTATAGTGCGTCGTATCGATGATCTTGGCCGTGTCGTTATTCCGAAAGAAATCAGGCGGACTCTTCGTATACGTGAAGGGGATCCACTAGAGATTTTTGTCGACAGGGAAGGGGAAGTGATTTTAAAGAAATATTCACCAATTTCAGAGCTCGGCGATTTTGCTAAAGAATATGCAGAAGCGCTTTATGACAGTTTGAATCATATCGTACTTATAGCTGACAGAGATTCATTTATTACTGTTGCAGGGGGCTCGAAAAAAGATTATCACAATAAAGCCATTGGTGACTTAGTTGAACAGGCGATGGAAGAAAGAAAGTCCAATGTCAAGTCAGAGAAGGGGGAATATGTCATTGCGGGAGACACGAGTGAACCGATGGATGGCTATTGCATTTCACCGATAATTGCTAATGGGGATCCTATTGGGGCAGTATCGCTCATTAGTAAAGGGAGTGGATCGATAGGAGAAGTTGAGCAAAAATTAGCGGAAACTGCAGCAGGATTTTTAGCAAGACAAATGGAGCAATAG
- the mfd gene encoding transcription-repair coupling factor: MEGLIKSIYNSDELVSITEGLEANLSEQMISGVTGSARSLMLAAIFKRTGKSQLIITHNLFQAQKLYEDLTSVIEEEHVYLYPVNELISSEIAVASPEMRGQRMDALNQWSSNREAIVIAPVAGVRRLLPPPAMWQERQLSLTTGEDIQLNKIITQCVSMGFQRVDMVSAPGHLSVRGGIIDIYPLSEEHPVRIELFDTEIDSIRFFDVETQRSKTQVTGVTIGPAREILMDDDHFQRGAEKLEIELASTLKKVKDASVKENLAEQVSMEIDWLKQHTMFDAMYKYMSLYYEKEWTLMDYLPSGGAVFVDEVSRVQEMVQSLEKEEAEWQTTMLSQGAMVSGLDMSRSWDAIIQQSDAPKLYLSLFLRHVPATQPQNIVNIQSKSMQNFHGQLHLLKNEVDRWKDADYSIVFLCSGEERAERMKSVLEDYEIEAAIVSKEQEPARGQAQISPGHLMAGFELSMQRIIVITEEEVFTKQTRKPKRRQKLSNAERIKSYSELKVGDWVVHVNHGIGKYLGIETLKVGDIHKDYMHISYAGNDKLYVPVDQIDQVQKYVGSEEKDPKLYALGGSDWKKVKKKVKSSVQDIADDLIKLYAERERTKGHAFSKDGPEQQEFESSFPYQETEDQIQAIEEIKADMERERPMDRLLCGDVGYGKTEVALRAAFKAIMDGKQVALLVPTTILAQQHYETIRERFQDFAVNIGLLSRFRTRKELKLTADAVKNGTCDIVVGTHRLLSKDINFAKLGLLIVDEEQRFGVTHKEKIKQLKANVDVLTLTATPIPRTLHMSMLGVRDLSVIETPPENRFPVQTYVVDYNESLVREAIERELARGGQVYFLYNRVEDIESMADKISMLVPEANIQFAHGRMTENELETVMLDFLEGNTDVLVTTTIIETGVDIPNVNTLIIHNADRMGLSQLYQLRGRVGRSNRVAYAYFTHQRDKVLTEVAEKRLQSIKEFTELGSGFKIAMRDLSIRGAGNLLGAEQHGFIASVGFDLYSQMLKDAIDERKDQGNGGEKSQSVREPDIELDVKVDAYIPESYIADSKQKIDMYKRFRSINSQRDLLDLQNEMIDRFGDYPPEVSYLMAVSKVKLLAKQEGIESISEKNQQCKVVLSEEATARIDGAKLFTLVNKLSSKLHLSMAGSQIVIHLKTKSLTDGEYMEILEQVLGKLDEVRKDEVANA; encoded by the coding sequence TTGGAAGGGCTTATTAAATCAATTTATAACAGTGATGAGTTAGTAAGCATCACAGAAGGGTTGGAAGCGAACCTGTCTGAGCAAATGATATCAGGAGTTACAGGGTCGGCGCGCTCACTTATGCTTGCAGCCATATTTAAACGAACAGGGAAATCTCAGTTAATCATTACTCATAACCTATTTCAAGCACAAAAGTTATATGAAGACCTAACGTCCGTCATTGAGGAGGAGCATGTTTATCTCTATCCCGTAAATGAACTCATTTCATCAGAAATCGCTGTAGCTAGTCCAGAAATGAGGGGGCAAAGAATGGACGCACTTAATCAGTGGTCTTCTAATCGAGAAGCCATAGTCATCGCCCCGGTGGCAGGTGTAAGACGTCTGTTGCCCCCACCTGCTATGTGGCAGGAACGTCAGCTATCATTAACAACTGGAGAAGATATTCAGTTAAACAAGATAATTACTCAATGTGTATCCATGGGTTTTCAAAGAGTAGATATGGTGTCTGCACCCGGTCATTTAAGTGTTCGAGGTGGTATTATCGATATTTATCCTTTATCTGAAGAGCATCCTGTGAGAATTGAATTATTTGATACAGAGATTGACTCCATACGATTTTTTGATGTGGAAACTCAGCGCTCCAAAACGCAAGTGACAGGAGTCACAATTGGGCCTGCTAGAGAGATTTTAATGGATGACGACCATTTTCAACGTGGGGCTGAAAAACTAGAAATTGAATTAGCTTCTACGTTAAAAAAGGTGAAAGATGCAAGTGTCAAAGAGAATTTAGCAGAGCAAGTAAGCATGGAAATTGATTGGCTTAAGCAGCATACGATGTTCGATGCGATGTATAAATATATGTCTCTATATTACGAGAAAGAGTGGACCCTTATGGATTATTTACCTTCAGGGGGGGCAGTCTTTGTCGATGAGGTAAGTCGTGTACAGGAAATGGTCCAGAGTCTAGAAAAAGAAGAAGCTGAATGGCAGACGACCATGCTATCTCAAGGAGCAATGGTATCAGGCCTTGATATGTCTCGTTCTTGGGATGCTATTATTCAACAAAGTGATGCGCCAAAGTTGTATTTGAGTCTTTTCTTGCGTCATGTACCAGCTACACAGCCACAAAATATTGTTAATATTCAAAGTAAATCAATGCAAAATTTCCACGGTCAACTTCATTTATTAAAAAATGAAGTTGATCGGTGGAAGGATGCGGACTATTCCATTGTGTTTCTCTGTTCTGGAGAGGAACGAGCAGAAAGAATGAAAAGCGTTTTAGAAGATTACGAGATTGAAGCAGCCATTGTGTCTAAAGAGCAAGAGCCGGCTAGAGGACAGGCACAAATTAGTCCAGGCCATCTAATGGCAGGATTTGAATTGTCTATGCAACGGATAATCGTGATTACTGAAGAAGAAGTTTTTACGAAACAAACGCGTAAACCGAAACGCCGACAAAAACTTTCTAATGCTGAAAGGATAAAAAGTTACTCAGAATTAAAAGTTGGCGATTGGGTCGTTCATGTTAACCATGGTATTGGGAAATATTTAGGGATTGAGACGCTTAAAGTAGGAGATATTCATAAAGATTATATGCATATTTCTTATGCGGGAAACGATAAGCTATATGTTCCCGTTGATCAAATCGATCAAGTCCAAAAGTACGTTGGTTCTGAAGAAAAAGATCCGAAACTTTATGCTCTTGGTGGAAGTGATTGGAAGAAAGTTAAGAAGAAAGTGAAATCCTCTGTACAAGATATTGCTGATGATTTAATTAAACTATATGCAGAACGTGAACGGACAAAAGGGCATGCTTTCTCTAAAGACGGACCTGAACAACAAGAATTTGAATCATCGTTTCCATATCAGGAAACGGAAGATCAAATCCAAGCAATTGAAGAAATAAAGGCTGACATGGAACGCGAACGTCCAATGGATCGATTGTTGTGCGGGGATGTCGGTTATGGAAAGACAGAAGTGGCACTTCGTGCAGCATTTAAAGCCATCATGGATGGAAAACAAGTGGCCCTTCTTGTACCGACAACTATCTTGGCCCAACAGCATTATGAAACGATTCGTGAGCGTTTTCAAGACTTTGCTGTTAATATCGGCTTGTTAAGCCGCTTTCGTACAAGAAAAGAGTTAAAATTAACAGCCGATGCAGTAAAAAATGGCACGTGTGATATCGTCGTTGGTACACATCGCCTTCTCTCTAAAGATATAAATTTTGCAAAACTAGGTTTGCTTATTGTCGATGAAGAACAGCGATTTGGAGTGACGCATAAAGAGAAAATTAAGCAACTGAAAGCGAACGTCGACGTCCTAACGCTAACAGCTACTCCTATTCCACGAACCTTGCACATGTCCATGCTTGGAGTCAGAGATTTATCTGTTATAGAAACGCCCCCAGAAAATCGGTTTCCCGTCCAGACGTACGTGGTGGATTATAATGAGTCACTGGTTAGAGAAGCCATTGAACGGGAACTTGCGCGAGGCGGGCAAGTGTACTTTTTATACAATCGTGTAGAGGATATAGAATCGATGGCCGATAAAATCTCTATGCTTGTGCCGGAAGCGAATATTCAGTTTGCCCATGGGCGCATGACAGAAAATGAATTAGAGACGGTTATGTTGGACTTTTTGGAAGGAAATACAGATGTGCTTGTCACGACCACCATTATTGAAACAGGGGTGGATATTCCTAATGTTAATACTCTCATCATCCATAACGCTGATCGAATGGGCCTTTCTCAGCTTTATCAACTTCGTGGACGAGTAGGACGTTCCAACCGTGTTGCTTACGCTTACTTTACTCATCAACGGGACAAAGTGTTGACGGAAGTCGCTGAAAAACGCCTACAATCAATCAAAGAATTTACGGAGCTCGGTTCCGGCTTTAAGATCGCCATGCGAGATTTGTCAATTCGAGGAGCGGGTAATTTACTAGGTGCGGAACAACACGGTTTTATTGCCTCGGTAGGATTTGACCTTTATTCTCAAATGTTGAAGGATGCTATAGACGAGCGAAAGGATCAAGGGAATGGCGGAGAAAAATCTCAGTCTGTGAGGGAGCCAGACATCGAGCTGGATGTAAAAGTAGATGCGTACATTCCTGAATCATATATTGCCGATTCTAAACAGAAGATTGATATGTATAAGCGGTTTAGATCCATCAACTCTCAACGAGACCTGTTAGACTTACAAAATGAAATGATTGACCGTTTCGGTGATTACCCGCCTGAAGTAAGTTACCTCATGGCAGTGTCTAAAGTTAAGCTACTCGCTAAACAGGAAGGGATTGAATCTATTTCGGAGAAAAATCAGCAATGTAAAGTGGTTCTTAGTGAAGAAGCAACAGCAAGGATCGATGGAGCAAAGCTCTTCACTCTCGTTAACAAGCTATCTTCAAAATTACATTTATCCATGGCGGGGAGTCAAATTGTTATACACCTGAAAACAAAGTCTTTGACAGATGGTGAATATATGGAGATTCTTGAACAAGTGCTTGGAAAGTTAGACGAAGTACGAAAAGATGAAGTGGCAAATGCTTAA
- a CDS encoding anti-sigma-F factor Fin family protein codes for MAIHYYCRHCGHKMGTIDADVDGRQLGIEQLSDQDKQEMIDYDQQGHVHIKIICEECERTLEKYPAYHEQESFLN; via the coding sequence ATGGCTATTCATTATTACTGTCGCCACTGCGGGCACAAAATGGGCACAATTGATGCTGATGTAGATGGGCGCCAACTTGGAATAGAGCAATTAAGTGATCAAGACAAACAGGAAATGATTGATTATGATCAACAAGGACATGTTCATATTAAAATTATTTGTGAAGAGTGTGAACGAACACTTGAAAAATACCCTGCATATCATGAGCAGGAATCCTTTCTTAATTGA
- the pth gene encoding aminoacyl-tRNA hydrolase, translated as MKLVVGLGNPGKEYERTRHNVGFEVIDKCQQLVNVELNQAKFKGAYGVTRIGTEKIYLLKPLTYMNLSGESVGPLMNYFKMTPEDLLVIYDDLDLPPGTIRLRQKGGHGGHNGMKSIIQHIGTDQFKRIRVGVGRPDPGVSVPDYVLGNFPPQEREDIDDAVDRAAQAVQKWTETDFLKVMNDYNQS; from the coding sequence ATGAAACTCGTCGTAGGGTTGGGTAATCCGGGGAAAGAATATGAGCGGACACGGCATAATGTCGGCTTTGAAGTTATTGATAAGTGTCAACAACTGGTCAATGTAGAACTTAATCAGGCAAAGTTTAAAGGCGCATATGGGGTTACACGAATAGGTACAGAGAAAATATACTTATTAAAACCACTTACATATATGAACCTGTCCGGTGAATCAGTTGGGCCACTTATGAATTATTTCAAAATGACGCCTGAAGACTTACTCGTCATTTACGACGATTTAGATTTACCACCGGGGACAATCCGACTGCGCCAAAAGGGTGGCCATGGAGGGCACAATGGCATGAAATCCATTATTCAACATATAGGAACTGATCAATTTAAGCGAATAAGAGTTGGCGTCGGTCGCCCTGACCCAGGGGTATCGGTACCAGATTATGTTTTGGGGAATTTTCCCCCACAAGAACGAGAAGATATCGATGATGCGGTTGATCGGGCAGCCCAAGCCGTACAGAAGTGGACTGAAACAGATTTTCTAAAAGTCATGAACGACTATAATCAATCGTAA
- a CDS encoding 50S ribosomal protein L25/general stress protein Ctc yields the protein MATVLQAAVREDFRGSRLSKIRQAGNIPAVVYGKAFGNKAVAVEEVAFIKTLRSQGKTGVFKLDIDGTQTDVMIYDMQYDSIKNEYLHIDFYAADMTSEMDADVPVHVIGESKGVKDGGVLQQAVYELSVRALPADLPDGIEVDVTDLDVNDALLVKDLKSGANFEFNSEPEEVVVSILPPDEEPEEPAVDEGREPELVDGDPNAEAEKSGSDEEKQD from the coding sequence ATGGCTACAGTTTTACAAGCAGCAGTCAGAGAAGATTTTCGAGGATCGCGATTATCAAAAATAAGGCAGGCAGGTAACATTCCTGCAGTTGTTTACGGTAAAGCATTTGGAAATAAAGCCGTTGCCGTTGAAGAAGTGGCATTTATTAAAACCCTTCGCTCTCAAGGGAAAACGGGTGTTTTTAAGCTCGATATAGATGGGACACAAACAGATGTGATGATCTATGACATGCAATATGATTCTATAAAAAATGAGTATCTTCACATTGATTTTTATGCAGCTGACATGACATCTGAAATGGATGCTGACGTCCCTGTTCATGTGATAGGCGAATCTAAAGGGGTAAAAGACGGTGGCGTACTACAACAAGCTGTTTATGAGCTTTCTGTACGTGCTTTGCCGGCTGATTTACCAGATGGTATAGAAGTAGATGTAACCGATCTGGATGTAAATGACGCTTTATTAGTTAAAGACTTAAAGAGTGGAGCAAACTTTGAATTTAATAGTGAACCAGAAGAAGTTGTCGTCTCTATTCTCCCTCCAGATGAAGAACCTGAAGAACCAGCAGTCGATGAAGGAAGAGAGCCTGAATTGGTGGATGGGGACCCTAATGCTGAGGCTGAAAAGAGCGGTTCAGATGAGGAGAAGCAAGATTAA
- a CDS encoding ribose-phosphate diphosphokinase has product MAQYKDDNLKVFTLNSNPELAHEITKEIGIEMGESSVTRFSDGEIQINIEESIRGCDIFVIQSTSSPANENIMELLIMIDALKRASANNINVVLPYYGYARQDRKARSREPITAKLVANLLETAGATRVISLDLHASQIQGFFDIPVDQLVGVPILANYFEEKNLEDIVVVSPDHGGVVRARKMADRLKSPIAIIDKRRPKPNMAEVMNIVGHIEGKTAIIIDDIIDTAGTMALAANAMIENGAKEVYACSTHPVLSGPAIERIENSKIKELVVTNTIPLPEEKKTGKITQLSVAPLLAKAIIYCHEQRSVSRLFD; this is encoded by the coding sequence ATGGCTCAGTATAAAGACGACAATTTGAAGGTATTTACGTTGAACTCTAACCCAGAGTTGGCGCATGAAATAACGAAAGAAATCGGTATTGAAATGGGAGAGAGTTCAGTTACTCGGTTTAGCGATGGTGAGATTCAAATTAATATTGAAGAAAGTATTCGCGGATGTGATATTTTCGTCATTCAATCTACAAGCTCTCCAGCTAACGAAAATATTATGGAACTGCTTATTATGATCGATGCCTTAAAACGAGCATCAGCTAATAATATTAATGTCGTGCTACCTTACTATGGTTACGCCCGTCAAGATAGAAAAGCGCGTTCCCGTGAACCGATTACAGCTAAACTTGTAGCTAACCTACTTGAAACTGCTGGTGCTACAAGAGTTATTTCATTAGACCTCCACGCCTCTCAAATTCAAGGATTTTTCGATATTCCTGTGGATCAACTCGTTGGTGTTCCTATACTGGCCAACTATTTTGAGGAAAAAAATCTAGAAGATATTGTCGTTGTTTCCCCTGATCACGGTGGTGTTGTACGTGCAAGAAAAATGGCAGACCGGCTAAAATCACCTATTGCGATTATTGATAAGCGAAGACCGAAGCCAAACATGGCTGAAGTGATGAATATCGTTGGACATATTGAAGGGAAAACAGCGATTATTATTGACGATATCATTGATACTGCTGGTACTATGGCGTTAGCAGCTAATGCCATGATTGAGAACGGTGCAAAAGAGGTGTACGCATGTAGTACTCACCCGGTATTATCAGGCCCAGCGATTGAGCGTATTGAAAACTCTAAAATTAAAGAATTGGTGGTCACCAATACGATACCTTTACCAGAAGAGAAAAAAACAGGGAAAATTACCCAATTGTCAGTGGCACCTCTTTTAGCTAAAGCGATTATTTACTGTCATGAACAACGCTCTGTCAGTCGTTTATTTGACTAA
- the glmU gene encoding bifunctional UDP-N-acetylglucosamine diphosphorylase/glucosamine-1-phosphate N-acetyltransferase GlmU translates to MTKRFAVVLAAGKGTRMKSQLYKVLHPVCGKPMVQHILDELNVCRIDQTVTIVGHGAEKVKELLGDKVAYALQKEQLGTGHAVMQAEETIGDEQGTTIVVCGDTPLLTAETMEALFTHHEEQGAKATILTALAEDPTGYGRVIRDSTQAVKKIVEHKDASSEEKQVKEINTGTYCFDNKALFKALKRVGNDNSQGEYYLPDVIEILQKDNEKVSAYQTNNFYETMGVNDRVALSEAEKWMKKRINEKWMREGVTLIDPEQTYISADAVIGQDTIISPGTIISGTATIGDNCELGPHTEIKDSRIGHGTVVKQSVVHNSDVGSHVSIGPFSHLRPQTELADKVRVGNFVELKKMSMGEGSKASHLSYLGDAKIGEGVNVGCGAITVNYDGENKFLTTVEDGAFIGCNSNLIAPVTVGKGAYIAAGSTITDDVPQKSLAIARERQTTKEGYINK, encoded by the coding sequence ATGACAAAAAGATTTGCCGTTGTATTAGCAGCAGGAAAAGGAACACGGATGAAATCACAGTTATATAAAGTGCTTCATCCAGTATGTGGTAAACCAATGGTTCAACATATTTTAGACGAATTAAACGTATGTCGAATTGATCAAACAGTCACAATCGTCGGCCATGGAGCTGAAAAGGTTAAAGAGCTTCTCGGTGATAAAGTGGCATATGCTTTGCAAAAGGAGCAGCTTGGAACAGGACATGCTGTTATGCAGGCCGAAGAGACTATAGGAGATGAACAAGGTACCACGATTGTTGTTTGTGGAGACACTCCGCTACTGACAGCTGAAACGATGGAAGCTCTTTTTACACATCATGAGGAACAAGGGGCAAAAGCGACGATCTTAACAGCATTAGCAGAAGATCCAACAGGCTACGGAAGAGTAATAAGGGACAGCACACAAGCAGTGAAGAAAATTGTAGAACATAAAGATGCGTCCAGTGAGGAAAAACAAGTAAAAGAAATAAATACAGGGACGTATTGTTTTGATAACAAAGCTCTTTTTAAAGCCCTAAAGCGTGTTGGAAACGATAACTCTCAAGGCGAGTACTACTTACCAGATGTTATTGAAATCTTGCAAAAGGACAATGAAAAAGTGTCAGCCTATCAAACTAATAATTTCTATGAGACGATGGGTGTCAATGACCGTGTAGCTCTCAGTGAAGCTGAAAAATGGATGAAAAAGCGAATTAATGAGAAATGGATGCGAGAAGGAGTCACGTTAATAGACCCTGAGCAGACGTATATTTCTGCTGACGCTGTCATCGGTCAGGATACGATTATTTCACCGGGCACGATTATATCAGGAACTGCGACTATCGGTGACAATTGTGAGCTTGGTCCTCACACTGAAATAAAAGATAGTCGAATTGGCCATGGTACTGTTGTCAAACAATCAGTGGTGCATAACAGTGATGTAGGGAGTCACGTTTCAATTGGACCATTTTCACATCTCCGTCCCCAAACAGAATTAGCTGACAAGGTAAGAGTAGGGAATTTTGTTGAGTTGAAAAAAATGTCCATGGGAGAAGGGAGTAAAGCCTCCCACTTAAGCTATTTAGGTGATGCAAAAATTGGTGAAGGTGTTAATGTAGGTTGTGGCGCCATTACCGTTAATTATGATGGTGAAAATAAATTTTTAACAACGGTAGAAGACGGGGCATTTATCGGGTGTAACTCAAACTTAATTGCGCCTGTCACTGTCGGAAAAGGCGCATATATAGCAGCAGGCTCAACAATTACAGACGATGTACCACAAAAATCTTTAGCAATTGCCCGAGAGCGTCAAACGACCAAAGAGGGCTATATAAATAAATAA
- the spoVG gene encoding septation regulator SpoVG has protein sequence MEVTDVRLRRVNTEGRMLAIASITIDDEFVVHDIRVIDGNNGMFVAMPSKRTPDGEFRDIAHPISSKTREKIQSAVLGEYERAGEDEEAYEEAGAS, from the coding sequence ATGGAAGTGACTGATGTGAGACTGCGCCGAGTTAATACGGAAGGCCGAATGCTTGCGATTGCATCTATTACAATTGACGATGAATTCGTCGTTCATGATATTCGGGTAATTGATGGCAACAATGGCATGTTTGTGGCAATGCCGAGTAAACGGACGCCAGATGGGGAATTCAGGGACATTGCTCATCCTATTTCGTCTAAAACACGGGAAAAAATTCAATCGGCTGTATTAGGGGAATATGAACGAGCCGGAGAAGATGAAGAAGCATATGAAGAGGCAGGTGCTTCATAA
- the purR gene encoding pur operon repressor, translating into MKYRRSGRLVDMTHYLLAHPHQLIPLTFFSSRYQSAKSSISEDIGIVKDILEKKHLGTVATSAGASGGVTFIPTVNLEEAAQLIDQLCDKLQDPERLLPGGYLYMMDIIGDPALMQELGRIFASYYRHSNVNAVMTMATKGIPIAYAVATHLHVPVCIVRHEQRITEGSIVSINYVSGSTKRIQTMSLARRSLAPNSNVLIVDDFMKAGGTIRGMMDLVKEFQSTVAGVGVLTEAVHEEEKLVSTYTSLTKLSRVDEKNQQIQVERGTIFN; encoded by the coding sequence ATGAAATACAGACGAAGCGGGCGCTTAGTGGATATGACACATTATTTATTAGCGCATCCACATCAGCTTATACCATTAACATTTTTTTCTAGTCGATACCAATCAGCAAAATCATCCATTAGTGAGGACATCGGTATCGTTAAAGATATTTTGGAAAAGAAACATTTAGGAACAGTTGCTACATCAGCTGGGGCATCTGGTGGCGTAACATTTATCCCGACAGTTAATTTGGAAGAAGCAGCACAACTTATCGATCAGCTGTGCGACAAACTTCAAGATCCAGAGAGGTTATTACCCGGCGGGTATTTATATATGATGGATATTATTGGAGATCCCGCGTTGATGCAAGAATTAGGAAGGATATTCGCGTCTTATTACCGGCATAGTAATGTAAATGCCGTCATGACAATGGCAACGAAGGGAATTCCGATTGCATACGCTGTGGCTACGCATCTCCATGTTCCTGTTTGCATTGTCCGACATGAACAAAGAATTACGGAAGGCTCGATTGTAAGTATAAACTATGTATCTGGATCAACTAAAAGAATCCAGACAATGTCGCTTGCCAGAAGAAGCCTTGCTCCGAACTCCAACGTTCTCATTGTGGATGATTTTATGAAAGCAGGCGGGACGATCCGTGGGATGATGGATCTTGTGAAAGAATTTCAATCCACGGTGGCAGGAGTGGGTGTGCTAACTGAAGCTGTTCATGAAGAGGAGAAGCTTGTGAGTACTTATACTTCATTAACAAAGCTCTCACGAGTAGATGAAAAGAACCAACAGATTCAAGTTGAGCGTGGTACTATTTTTAATTAA
- the ispE gene encoding 4-(cytidine 5'-diphospho)-2-C-methyl-D-erythritol kinase: MERVFKAPAKINLTLDVLGKREDGYHEVEMVMTTVDLADRIHLKLLNSNDIRIEVNKGHVPANKHNHAYQAAYLLKKAFNIQTGVAIFIDKKIPVSAGLAGGSTDAAAVLRGLNEMWNLGLSLEELASIGLQIGSDVPFCVYGGTAVARGRGEKLSFISTPPPSCWVVLAKTQAGVSTKDIYGSLQLDNMSHPDTAGMIQAIEQQDFNGMCQRLENVMEPATFKLAPEVNMIKEKLIQFGADGTVMSGSGPTVFSLTRSDAKAERLYNGLKGFMEEVFVVRILGERYEDFKK, translated from the coding sequence ATGGAAAGAGTCTTTAAAGCTCCAGCGAAAATAAACTTAACCTTGGATGTTCTCGGAAAACGAGAAGATGGTTACCATGAAGTGGAAATGGTTATGACAACAGTGGATTTGGCTGACAGAATCCATCTAAAATTATTGAACAGTAATGATATTCGAATAGAAGTTAATAAAGGCCATGTGCCAGCTAATAAACATAATCATGCTTATCAAGCAGCATATTTATTAAAAAAAGCATTTAATATTCAAACGGGTGTCGCTATTTTTATCGATAAAAAAATCCCCGTCTCAGCAGGACTAGCTGGAGGAAGTACAGATGCTGCTGCTGTGTTACGTGGCCTTAATGAGATGTGGAATCTCGGGCTTTCATTAGAGGAATTAGCTAGTATAGGCCTCCAAATTGGCTCAGATGTTCCGTTTTGTGTCTACGGTGGTACAGCTGTCGCCAGAGGAAGAGGGGAGAAGCTCAGTTTTATATCGACGCCACCCCCCTCGTGTTGGGTAGTCCTTGCCAAAACGCAAGCTGGTGTATCCACAAAGGATATTTACGGTAGCTTACAACTAGATAATATGTCTCATCCAGATACTGCAGGAATGATTCAAGCAATTGAACAACAGGACTTTAATGGGATGTGTCAGCGGTTAGAAAACGTCATGGAACCAGCAACCTTCAAGCTTGCTCCAGAAGTCAACATGATTAAAGAGAAGCTTATTCAGTTCGGTGCAGATGGAACGGTGATGAGTGGAAGTGGCCCTACTGTCTTTTCTTTAACTCGCAGTGATGCAAAAGCAGAGAGGTTATACAATGGTTTAAAAGGATTTATGGAAGAAGTGTTTGTAGTTCGTATTTTAGGTGAACGTTACGAGGATTTCAAGAAGTGA
- a CDS encoding small, acid-soluble spore protein, alpha/beta type, translating to MSRRRGVMSDQFKEELAKELGFYDTVKKEGWGGIRSRDAGNMVKRAIEIAQEHAKK from the coding sequence ATGAGTAGACGCCGTGGTGTCATGTCAGATCAGTTTAAAGAAGAACTTGCAAAAGAACTGGGATTTTATGATACCGTCAAGAAAGAAGGATGGGGCGGAATTCGTTCGAGAGATGCTGGTAACATGGTAAAGCGAGCGATTGAAATCGCTCAGGAGCATGCTAAAAAGTAG
- a CDS encoding Veg family protein has protein sequence MAKTLLEIKQVLEANVGKKITIQANGGRKKMIERSGLLEGIYPAVFTVKLDRSEHSVERLSYSYTDVLTETVKLTMPEELADEA, from the coding sequence ATGGCGAAAACATTATTGGAGATTAAACAGGTTTTAGAAGCAAATGTAGGGAAGAAGATTACGATTCAAGCAAATGGTGGGCGTAAAAAAATGATTGAACGCTCAGGTTTATTGGAAGGTATTTATCCTGCAGTGTTTACGGTCAAACTGGATCGTAGTGAACATTCTGTAGAAAGACTCTCTTATAGTTATACTGACGTACTCACGGAAACAGTTAAGTTAACGATGCCTGAAGAGCTGGCAGACGAAGCTTAA